The DNA region tttttttttttttattttttttcttgttaAAATTCATTAGTCGCAAATTATATTTTGGGGTCATAAGAAAAAgtatgaaaaaaaaaaaaaaaaaaaaaaaaaaaagtaaaaattTAATCAAATAGATAGTGATTCATATATGAATACCATAATATAAGTATTCTATAAAAatcttttcttttctttttttcatttccttgattttaatttttttttttttttatatatatatatatgtgagagagtatatatttatctgTCAATCACATTTtagatataatattttattcttatgTAATATGCCGTTTCTCCTTATTATTACCCTATGgttacatataataatagtaatatataaatgtgtaaatatttttaaatctTCATATATACCTAATGCTGgaaatttattaatatttgaaaataaaaataaaagaggaaagataaaatttattttaaataaaaataaagaggaagaaaatataaaaagaaagatattaaggaaatatattatttattccACTGGGGATGAAAAGgaatatgtaaatataaatgataattataaaatatttcagAAAAGAAATTTTATTAAGAAATATCATGTAAAGGATGAAGaaattaaagaatatattgAACAAATAAAACAGAATAGAACTAGTGGTTACGAACCTAAATTTCCAGAGGAGACATTTCGAACGCCTGATGGATtatcaaatataatattagattataagtataaaaatgataatttaaaaattcataactattattattttttcctttattttttgaagaAATTACAGGATGAAAAGCAAAGgaaaattaaattaaagAAGAGAATGGAAGGGATGAGTGATGAGTATGGTGATATTATAGATGATGATATTGACAATCGTATGATAGATGTTCAGGagtttttatttttgaagAAGAAAGGTTTTTTTGAGGGGGAGTTGTATACATGGAAAAATTGGGTTCTATTGAATAGGGGTGAATGGAGAGATACAATAGTATATGGTGACGAGGATGATAATACAAAAtgtaatgataataaaaaaagtagTAGTAGTCATACATACggtgatgataatatatgtaatatatataatatatataataattataataacgaatcatatgatataaaaacTCTGAGACCGCTTGTAGAACccaaaatgaaaagaatgCCCATTGAATACTGGGGAAGTTTTCGAGCTATAGATTTTAACGTGAATCATTATccaatatataaaaaattattcgattattttaataaaataaatgtaaatgaaaatgaagagACAGGGAAATTCTATCCTTTCCTTTTTTATCCTCGTTTTAGTATTGGCAGGGATAGATCAGGTCTAGGATATGGTGATGCTCAATATTTTGGTAATTATGGAGATTTTTATGAGAAGAGAAAAGAAAgagaagaaaaattaagaaagaaaaaaattgaaattgaatcaaatgaaaatataaatgatatatatgataacAATATTATGGATTATAAAAGTTATGAGAAAATATTAAGTAGTAATATAcataaagaaaattttattGATAAAGATGATTTTGGTCCAAATTTTATAAAGATAGAAGAAGCTActgatataataaaatatccACAGAATGGTAAATTATATCAGAAATTTTATATTGGACCTTTAAATATTACTGATGGACATACATTTGGATctttaattaaatatgttTGTCAGACTCAAATTTATGGATATGCTATTGTTGctataaaaatacataatatgaatgaagACACAAAAATTGATAATTTGCAAGAAGATTTATTAGAAATCGCATTAAATATCTCAgatgtatgtatatatagtaaagaaataaatttaGAATCTAATATTCgattaatatttaaaggACCTTTAATGTTAGTTGCTGGTATGATACCCTTACCTTcacatttaaaaataataaacaaagaacattatatatgtactaTTAAAGAAGGTGGATTTATAGATATCTCCATAAAAATAGAATATGGAAAAGGACATTGGTTAACATATGATAAAggattatataaaagagAACGTGGATCAGATAATGACTGTATGaaaaaaagagaaataaaagaagtagtaaataaaaattatatgcCTATTAGTTCTAGTTTTGGTGCATGTAGAATGATAAGATTAACTGTTCATAAAATAGCTACGAAATATTGGTGTGAAGATAGATGTGAATTTACTGATCCAAAACAAATGTTAGTTGTAGAAATATGGACAGATTGTAGAATGTTACCAAAAAATGTTCTATTATATGgtattaaaaatattaaaaaaatattaagaaaaTTCAGAGAAATGATTGTTAAAGATAATGATTTCACATTTCATACAGAAGAtgaagaaattaaaaatttatgGCCATCtatagataaatataaatatttacaaaCAAGACAAAAAATGGAAGGAGGACCACCTATACATAATATTGATGAAGATGTTCTTAATGAACAAATAGAAACAAATAAATCATTTGATCCATTTTCTCAAGAAATTATGAATCCAAATAATTTTCCAAAACATTCAAATATACAATTACCTATACAAGACACACCACCACCTTTTATAGATACATTGGAGTGGTTAAAAATGGAAGtcaaaaaagaaaataagaaaaaaaaaataacacAAGGCAAAAATAGTAAAAACCAACTACATACAAATCAAgataaatttaataaaaataaaaaatatgattatgatgaatatttaaatcATCGTTTATCAGATATATTGgatgaaaaataaaaggaacatataaatatttatcattattataataaacattttttatgtcttttttaaaaatattttacattaaagataaaaatataaataaatatatatatatattaaacctacatgtaatattttttttgtctttatatttatgtttatttatttatttgtttgttaatttatttttttttttttttttactttttatttgttatatattaaactAATTTTATGATCACATaagtttttaaaaaaaataaaaaataataaaaatcaaaattaatttatttaaaaatttaaatgtCATAAAAAGggaatataaatacatatatatacatatatatatatatatatatataaatacatatatatacatatatatatatatatatattgataatattatttcctATCTATCATGTTTCTTTACCGTCTTGTAAAAGCTTTTCccatatataataataaccACTTAATTTAGGTATAATCaaatttatgtattttttattttctttgTATTCATTGCTTATTACCCAGTAGGCATCTGAATAACTTATTTTACCACACAGctaaaatgaaaatgaaataaaaataacaaataagactatatatatatatatatatatatatatatatatatatatgttgaatgaattatacatatagcattaattatgtattatctttttttttttttttttttttttttttttttttcttataatgAGTACCATGTTATCAAGTAGTAGTTCCTTTGTGTTACccttatttatttcaagctttatataatcatttttgaaatgaaaagaaatatCTTCACAATTGGtttctttataaaaataaaaataaaaataaaaataaaaataaaaatatatatatatatatatgtgtacgtgtttgtattattttatttacCATCATATATTGGTATATTCAATTCTACATATTCCAGAGATTCTCTCCAATCAAAActaaaaaagatatatatagataatatgtgacacaataaaaatattaacaaacttgtaaatatatatatatatatatatattttattacgTATTATTGTTTAGCAGTGGTCCTTTTACAAATGGCATGTGTAGCAAACCTTTATACTGtaaatcaaaatatataattacatatgttatttttttattttttattttttattttttattttttattttctttcaATATTTACCTTTAACAACGACTTTGCCGTATCTGTAAAAGgatttttttgtttttgtttgtCATCGATTTTcattgtttttattttatcataaatatttgttatatttaatttatcttctggataattatcatcatcaaTTTCATCAAATgttttttctattttttgCATTATGtcatattcttttttaacatctggattttgtttttcatttatatcgGTATTATAAAAAGCTTTCATTGCACAttgttttaatttatcGTCTGTCTTGTTAATAACTTCTTCAACATTTCTCATATCTATTTTTTTGTCTTGTTCTTCCATTCTctttatttcttcttcttctttttctttgGAGTCCTTCTACTcaaataaaacataatataaatatatatatatatatatatatatatatatatatatatatttatttatttatttatttattatttatatgtatttattatggtaatgtcttatttattttatccATTTACTTCAATTTCTTTAAAAAGTTTGAGAGATTCTTCTCCATATTTTCCACTTTCTATATCGTTAATAAGATTCTacaatttaataaaatgataaaatcATATGTTCATGGNNNNNNNNNNNNNNNNNNNNNNNNNNNNNNNNNNNNNNNNNNNNNNNNNNNNNNNNNNNNNNNNNNNNNNNNNNNNNNNNNNNNNNNNNNNNNNNNNNNNataaaaaaaaaaaaaaaaaaaaaaaaaaaaaaaaaaaaaaaaaaaaaaaaaaaaaaaaaaggaattataaaaaaaaaaaaaaaaataattataaaattttttttttttttttttttttttttttttttttttttttactcAAGTGTATGtacattaaaaatatggTCACATTAATATTAACTAAATCGACATACGTACAAAATTGTATAATAGgcataaaaaaaaaaaaaaaaaaaatatatgaacaaaaataataaaatatttaataacattataatttaaaatataacatacagatataaataaataaaaataaaaatatatattatttttttttcattaaaaaaaaaaaaaaaaaaaaaatatttttataataaaaaattttatttaaaaaaataaaatataacaaaataacCTACAACAAAcaaacaaacaaaaaaatactttaaaaaacatataacaatattctctataaatattatatcttttttttactgctacaaaaaaaataaaatacaaaatacaaaataaatatatgtattttatatatatataatatatttcctATTTTTGCTTactaaaatatataaatttatttctttcgaatacttttcttttatatatatatatttatttattttttatttttttttttaatattatattaaggatataaattattttttcatatacattgaatataatttatttcttatataatatctgatatatatataccattttatatttttgagCATATACcaatttgtatatatataatatatatatatatattttttttttttctttcttttttttccccTCTTTTTATTAcgaaaaaatgaaaaataacTTTTACATGAACGTAGCTGATGACATGCACAGTCATTTAAGGCAAGATGAGATGTTAAAATTCACGGTAAATTCTATCAGCAAAGGTGGATGTAATCGTGTTTTAGTTATGCCTAACACAACTCCCATCATAAGTTCTTGTAAGGATGCAAAggaatatttatataaactAAGAAAGTATGATGATGGTATACACTATTTAATGACCTTGTATTTGAATAAGGATACGAATGAATATGATATACTAAGTAATTACCAAGAATGTAATTTACAAGGCGTAAAGGTATATCCTAGTAATGTCACAACTAATTCAAGTCAGGGCATTACTAGTTTAGAACCTTATTATAAGGTATTTAATGtattagaaaaattaaataagAGTGTGCATATTCATTGTGAAGAGCCAAATATAAATCCATTATATGCTGAAGAAAGATATTTGCCACATATACATGATTTAGCTGTAAAGTTTCCAAAATTGAATATTGTTTTAGAACATATATCTTCAAGCGAATCTATAAATGTTATTAAACAATTTTCAAATGTAGCTGGTACCATAACACCtcatcatttatatttaacTATAGATGATGTTGTTaatatggatatatatGATCGTTCAATAGATACCACTTCtattgaaaaatatataaaaaataaatatcattattGTAAGCCATTACCCAAGTTATTAGAAGACAAAATTGCTTTAcaaaatgttataaaagAAGATTTTCCACGAGTCTTTTTGGGTTCGGATTCAGCACCTCATTACAAATTTATGAAGTGCAATCCACACTACAAACCTGGAATATACACACAACCATTTTTAGTTAATTATGTTGCtcatatattaaacaaGTTTGATGCTCTAGATAAGATAGAAAATTTTACATCAAAAAATGCTTCTGtctttttaaatttaagagataaaaaagaaatatcAGACTATTACTTATATGTGCATAAAAGACCTTTTAAATTACCATACGATTATAATGGTGTAGTTCCATTTATGTCAGGAGAAACTTTGGATTATAACATACAACCTGTATATAGGTTTTAAACAAACCGAAAGGTTTTTACcattaaattattattatgattttttttattattataattattttattattattttattattataattattttattattattttattattataattattttattattattttattattataattattttattatttttattatttttttatttttttttattttttagtATGCTGCataataatacattaatatatatatatatatattatttggCATATcatagaaaaatataaagtacattatttatttaatatattttttttttttattgaattattttgatacataatgtatatatatatatatgtatatgatTCAATCAATATGTAGATTTAtgattaatatatattatatatgtttgaTCATTATTTGACATTTCatagaaaaaatgaagtatttttttttttcattgAATTATAGTCctacatatattatacatatatatatataatttgttcattttttttacatctgatagaaaaaatgaagtattttatttatttaatatatattttttttaattaaattattatcatacataatatatatatatacatatgatTCAATAAATATGTAGATTTATgattaaaatatatatattatatatatatatatatatatatgtatatgtttGATCATTATTTGACATTTCATAGAAAAAGTGAagtattttatttatttaatattttttttttcattgAAATATTGTCctacatataatatattatacatatatatatatatatatatNNNNNNNNNNNNNNNNNNNNNNNNNNNNNNNNNNNNNNNNNNNNNNNNNNNNNNNNNNNNNNNNNNNNNNNNNNNNNNNNNNNNNNNNNNNNNNNNNNNNNNNNNNNNNNNNNNNNNNNNNNNNNNNNNNNNNNNNNNNNNNNNNNNNNNNNNNNNNNNNNNNNNNNNNNNNNNNNNNNNNNNNNNNNNNNNNNNNNNNNNNNNNNNNNNNNNNNNNNNNNNNNNNNNNNNNNNNNNNNNNNNNNNNNNNNNNNNNNNNNNNNNNNNNNNNNNNNNNNNNNNNNNNNNNNNNNNNNNNNNataatattttataaatatatatatatatatatatttttttatatttatattttttaatatatacatatatatatatatatatatatatatatatgtatatgattcaataaataagtatttttatgattaaaatatgaatatataaatatatacatataatttttttttttttttttttatttaaaatatccatattgtgatatatttacatatttgataattagtagtatttaaaatatgtattatcattaataaTGGCGTATTTTCAATGTGATGAATAAAAAGTTTTgtttttacatttttattcatccaaaaaaaaacaaataaaaacaaagaataaatatagaGAAACACATAAAGTGTAACAAACTTTTAATAAACAcaattaaatttaaaaataatcataacAGAATGCtgtcttttttttttttttttctttttttttttatgtttaatttattattatttttatgacATTTTCTTTTACCTTAATTTAAATGGTTGTTAATAACTTCTTCCTTTTCTATATTGTTGTCTTTCTCTTCCATTTCATTTGTTTTACTGTCTTCTATTAAATCCTCATTACTTGTGAGCTCctcatttttcttttctttcGATAATATTGATGAAGAGGTTTctttttgtaaatataaataggTTATAATTATGTTATCTTCTTCTGTATTTAAGTTTACATCGGCATAGTTTTCATTTTGCCTTTGTGGTATTAAACttataacaatatataataaaaggGAAAAACAAAATGTCATTGTACTTGCAATGAAAGCAATCTTTACAATTAATCTTTTATAACCTTCGTAAtcatacatatttttatgaaacatttaaaaggcaaaaaaataaaaaggtagtataaaacaattttaattatttttttaatatatatcataatgttatatatgGATAGCTGTTAAAAGCGAATTCGCATATAATAAAACCACCTAATTCGAAACCTAAAAACTTTTATGTTctaataaaagaaaaatgaacacaaaaataaataaatatatgtattcCTCCAAagtaaataatattgatagATTGTCTCATATGTTTAAATATCATCCATTTTATAGTATCATAATATccatattatatattatatatatattttttttttcttttgggagtaatattttagaagaaaatatttataaataacCTGATTTGTTCATATGAAAtgtacaaaaaaaaaaaaaaaaaaaaaaaaaaaaaaaaaaaaaaaatataaataaatggCTAGTTACTAatttatgaataaattataGACAGGAATgaaataacaaaaataaaaaataaaaaataaaataaaataaaataaatagaTAAATTGGAAATGTATTTAgtctatatatatatatatatatatatatgatataatttaaCATATCAGGTTTTGCTTTTCTCACATTGAATAATCTTTACTTATTAAACAATAACCATTCCAACATTTTGTTTTAtccacatatataataacttACATTTGTTTGTTATATGGTTCATATGAACATAGGAACGTAAACATGTTTCGTTTAATTTTTCGATCATTTTATAACAccatttatattttaaaataaaattttttttttctttttcttttttttttttttttttttttttttttttacgggtaaaatttaattaaatttgGTACTGTTTAAAAATCAGAGTAATATTTGTTACAGAAACGAATTCGAGTTACATAAAAATgacaaatataaataaaaatatttatatatgtttataaatatttatgtgaactctacatatatttatatattattatatccatattatcatatatgagtttaatatatatatttgtatatcCTTTCATATTCTCCTAAAcgttttaatttttttttttgtgaaCATGGATAAAACAGTTAACCCTAATATATGGAGGGTAAATCATTCGTCTTATCCAATTGTATATTTTCTGATACACTATCATCATATGATTGTTGTATGTTTTTTAGTTCATTATAAATTTCATTcaaatgaaatatattttgttgtAATTCAGTTTTATAATGTTGTTcatttatcatattataGGTATATAAATTGTTTAAATTATGAATAACTTTTAATagttttttatttatataagctatattattaattttatgtatatttgGTATTATCTTGTTATAAGATAAAATATTGACGTTTGAATGGTGGTTGTTTTTGTCCATATATTCGTTTTTCATAtcattgttattattataacgACTATTGTTTATGTTATTGTTTACGTTATTGTTTACGTTATTGTTTACGTTATTGTTTACGTTATTGTTCATGTTActgtttatattatgtatatttaattcaCCAGTtatactattattattgttaaacgttaaattaaatatatcttcttttttacttaaattattattgtgAATTATATTAGGTTCCTCTTTTTTTGtatgtttttcttttttctcATGTCTGTGTTTGATTTTGAAGGACAAGTCgattaaaatttttatattttctacAGGAGGGTATTTAAACAGTCTCTTCAAGCAATAATTTTCATCACTCTCTAATAAGAAGGACCTAATAAATAGTATCATGGAAATAGCAAAATAATCCACGATAGGAAAGATTCTGCATATCATATGAGCTATCTCGATATTATCTCCTTTAAAATCGATATTGAAGTTGGAATCGCAATTTTTAAGATACGAATCtggaaaaaaataaagcatatatatataaatataaataaataaataaatatatatatatatatatatatatatatatatatatatatatattttctattttaatatattttaattttttttttttttacctGCAAAAATATTATCCCATAAAATAACTGTATCGTCAATAGGAAATTCTCTACAATAAAAGAGACGTATCCATCTTAGCAAAAATATTTGTGGCTCAATACTTAATGATATTAAATGAttgtataataatttatcCGAATTTTTTAGTAActtatgaaatatatatgtgcatTTATGTAAAAGAACTGTTTTAcatgtatttttattggttgagttttttttttcatccatggatgtaaataaatattttaatcCCATATTCATAAAATGATCAAATATGATGTATGTATCTGCTTCGATATATTCTTTGTCAAAAAGGTTAGAAAATTCTTTATAAAAGAGTTTGTTTTGGTCTTCATAaaaatcattattattatgaagGTGTTCACGATAGTTgacaataaaaaaaatggcTAGTATTTCATTCATTCCTTGTTTATAAGATATGTCTGGATTTTTTTTTGCccatataaataaaatattatttaatatttctctaatttcttcattttggaaaatttttttttcagaATATGTTCTTAAAATATCTTGTTTgatttcttcttttaattcttgatatttttgttttaatgTCCATGGGTTTTTATCATCTGATGACAATGGATGGAATATTTGTGGATCTaatttttgaatatttaaGTTAATTGgtttaataatatattcttctttatcttgtatatataaatctctttttttcttaatatcTTTAATTAAATCTTCCAAGTTATCTGctttatatatacctaATAGTAAAGGCCAATATATTCttctatataattttatattttctatattattgataatattatttgcTATAAAACTTAAGGCgctcttttttttatcattgttttttaatatataattattattttcatatatatcagatttatctatatcatcattattattatttgcATATTCTTTAGAGGAAAATAATATGCTCatgaaattttttaaaaaatccTCAAAATTTAATTCGTACAAGTCttcaaaaaaattgttATCATTCATTGTTTTCAACaaggaaaaaattaacagtttttaatcattttattttaaagtaaacaaagaaatataatgatatatatatatatatatatatatttatttatatattaatgaagataaataattatcagatggaaacatatatataattattatttattatatatatatatatatatatatatatatatatatatatatttatatatagtatgtgataaaaaattaaaagaaagataaaaatattgaacctttatattttcccccaaatgataataatataaactgatataaatatataaaataaaatttatattatatataatatctttcatatattataaataaatatatatatatatatatatataatatacttA from Plasmodium gaboni strain SY75 chromosome 14, whole genome shotgun sequence includes:
- a CDS encoding hypothetical protein (conserved Plasmodium protein, unknown function) codes for the protein MFHKNMYDYEGYKRLIVKIAFIASTMTFCFSLLLYIVISLIPQRQNENYADVNLNTEEDNIIITYLYLQKETSSSILSKEKKNEELTSNEDLIEDSKTNEMEEKDNNIEKEEVINNHLN
- a CDS encoding putative DNA-directed RNA polymerase, alpha subunit, with the protein product MPFLLIITLWLHIIIVIYKCVNIFKSSYIPNAGNLLIFENKNKRGKIKFILNKNKEEENIKRKILRKYIIYSTGDEKEYVNINDNYKIFQKRNFIKKYHVKDEEIKEYIEQIKQNRTSGYEPKFPEETFRTPDGLSNIILDYKYKNDNLKIHNYYYFFLYFLKKLQDEKQRKIKLKKRMEGMSDEYGDIIDDDIDNRMIDVQEFLFLKKKGFFEGELYTWKNWVLLNRGEWRDTIVYGDEDDNTKCNDNKKSSSSHTYGDDNICNIYNIYNNYNNESYDIKTLRPLVEPKMKRMPIEYWGSFRAIDFNVNHYPIYKKLFDYFNKINVNENEETGKFYPFLFYPRFSIGRDRSGLGYGDAQYFGNYGDFYEKRKEREEKLRKKKIEIESNENINDIYDNNIMDYKSYEKILSSNIHKENFIDKDDFGPNFIKIEEATDIIKYPQNGKLYQKFYIGPLNITDGHTFGSLIKYVCQTQIYGYAIVAIKIHNMNEDTKIDNLQEDLLEIALNISDVCIYSKEINLESNIRLIFKGPLMLVAGMIPLPSHLKIINKEHYICTIKEGGFIDISIKIEYGKGHWLTYDKGLYKRERGSDNDCMKKREIKEVVNKNYMPISSSFGACRMIRLTVHKIATKYWCEDRCEFTDPKQMLVVEIWTDCRMLPKNVLLYGIKNIKKILRKFREMIVKDNDFTFHTEDEEIKNLWPSIDKYKYLQTRQKMEGGPPIHNIDEDVLNEQIETNKSFDPFSQEIMNPNNFPKHSNIQLPIQDTPPPFIDTLEWLKMEVKKENKKKKITQGKNSKNQLHTNQDKFNKNKKYDYDEYLNHRLSDILDEK
- a CDS encoding putative dihydroorotase is translated as MKNNFYMNVADDMHSHLRQDEMLKFTVNSISKGGCNRVLVMPNTTPIISSCKDAKEYLYKLRKYDDGIHYLMTLYLNKDTNEYDILSNYQECNLQGVKVYPSNVTTNSSQGITSLEPYYKVFNVLEKLNKSVHIHCEEPNINPLYAEERYLPHIHDLAVKFPKLNIVLEHISSSESINVIKQFSNVAGTITPHHLYLTIDDVVNMDIYDRSIDTTSIEKYIKNKYHYCKPLPKLLEDKIALQNVIKEDFPRVFLGSDSAPHYKFMKCNPHYKPGIYTQPFLVNYVAHILNKFDALDKIENFTSKNASVFLNLRDKKEISDYYLYVHKRPFKLPYDYNGVVPFMSGETLDYNIQPVYRF
- a CDS encoding putative GTPase-activating protein, producing MNDNNFFEDLYELNFEDFLKNFMSILFSSKEYANNNNDDIDKSDIYENNNYILKNNDKKKSALSFIANNIINNIENIKLYRRIYWPLLLGIYKADNLEDLIKDIKKKRDLYIQDKEEYIIKPINLNIQKLDPQIFHPLSSDDKNPWTLKQKYQELKEEIKQDILRTYSEKKIFQNEEIREILNNILFIWAKKNPDISYKQGMNEILAIFFIVNYREHLHNNNDFYEDQNKLFYKEFSNLFDKEYIEADTYIIFDHFMNMGLKYLFTSMDEKKNSTNKNTCKTVLLHKCTYIFHKLLKNSDKLLYNHLISLSIEPQIFLLRWIRLFYCREFPIDDTVILWDNIFADSYLKNCDSNFNIDFKGDNIEIAHMICRIFPIVDYFAISMILFIRSFLLESDENYCLKRLFKYPPVENIKILIDLSFKIKHRHEKKEKHTKKEEPNIIHNNNLSKKEDIFNLTFNNNNSITGELNIHNINSNMNNNVNNNVNNNVNNNVNNNINNSRYNNNNDMKNEYMDKNNHHSNVNILSYNKIIPNIHKINNIAYINKKLLKVIHNLNNLYTYNMINEQHYKTELQQNIFHLNEIYNELKNIQQSYDDSVSENIQLDKTNDLPSIY
- a CDS encoding hypothetical protein (conserved Plasmodium protein, unknown function), with product NLINDIESGKYGEESLKLFKEIEKDSKEKEEEEIKRMEEQDKKIDMRNVEEVINKTDDKLKQCAMKAFYNTDINEKQNPDVKKEYDIMQKIEKTFDEIDDDNYPEDKLNITNIYDKIKTMKIDDKQKQKNPFTDTAKSLLKYKGLLHMPFVKGPLLNNNTFDWRESLEYVELNIPIYDETNCEDISFHFKNDYIKLEINKGNTKELLLDNMLCGKISYSDAYWVISNEYKENKKYINLIIPKLSGYYYIWEKLLQDGKET